From the Streptomyces nigrescens genome, one window contains:
- a CDS encoding helicase-associated domain-containing protein, with protein sequence MTNLNAVEGLDALTRSLAQRTPEQLAALLTRHAEPLARRPAPTELRGLASALWSYETLHQLVLHLDHPRLQVLTATARISQERARRAAPGPAAPAPGADYQSLMAHRLSFAHLATEPVPPEDVLAALGATSPGRTRTAAETALSALYDDGLAAPTEDGAIVVPPRTPQLLAAHDPGPFLADAPRPAPDDPDGPATPAASVPPTSPHDESRAAAATLAATLDRLLASLATQPAALRKSGGLAVREIKRLAKAAGATEPHTRLLLDLALAADLIALTRTPSGITALPTGAYDDWLARPPGARLAPVLAAWSGLWDIPTHTPFGETPTALVRGHDRHAPALRHALLAALATVPHGAGAPLPPLPFTEPPEGERGGHTPWTDLLRAADWHRPLAVTHQPMAGERAAHTLHEAAYLGLAAHGTLTPLGRALLTDPQSLDRPLADLLPPLLEQAHFQADLTAVVPGRPAAGLAALLASAADRESEGHAVTWRFTPHSVRRALDTGHTADTLLEDLTRASATGTLPQPLGYLVRDAARAHGRMRVLPAACCIRSDDEALVKELAAHRALHDLGLRAIAPTVLVSARPPAATLDALRAAGYAPALESDTGTTTVERLPAHRATAPAPTRDPRAPLALAHRLLGVPAPPQEVTKTGEA encoded by the coding sequence ATGACTAACCTCAACGCCGTGGAAGGTCTCGACGCACTCACCCGGTCCCTCGCCCAGCGCACCCCCGAACAGCTCGCCGCACTCCTCACCCGCCATGCCGAGCCGCTCGCCCGCCGGCCCGCCCCCACCGAACTCCGCGGCCTGGCAAGCGCCTTGTGGTCCTACGAGACCCTCCACCAACTGGTACTGCACCTCGACCACCCCCGGCTCCAGGTGCTCACAGCCACCGCCCGCATCAGCCAGGAGCGCGCCCGGCGAGCCGCCCCCGGCCCCGCCGCCCCCGCCCCGGGCGCCGACTACCAGTCCCTGATGGCGCACCGGCTGTCCTTCGCCCACCTGGCCACCGAACCCGTCCCGCCCGAGGACGTCCTCGCCGCCCTCGGCGCCACCTCACCGGGCCGCACCCGCACCGCCGCCGAAACCGCCCTGAGCGCCCTCTACGACGACGGACTCGCCGCGCCGACGGAGGACGGCGCGATCGTCGTCCCGCCGCGCACCCCGCAACTCCTGGCCGCCCACGACCCCGGCCCGTTCCTTGCCGACGCCCCGAGGCCCGCCCCGGACGACCCCGACGGTCCCGCGACGCCCGCCGCATCCGTCCCGCCGACCTCGCCGCACGACGAATCCCGGGCCGCCGCGGCGACCCTCGCCGCCACCCTGGACCGCCTGCTGGCCTCTCTGGCGACGCAGCCCGCCGCGCTGCGCAAGTCGGGCGGGCTGGCCGTACGGGAGATCAAACGGCTGGCCAAGGCGGCCGGCGCCACCGAACCGCACACCCGCCTCCTCCTCGACCTGGCGCTCGCCGCCGACCTGATCGCGCTGACCCGCACCCCGTCCGGCATCACCGCGCTGCCCACCGGCGCCTACGACGACTGGCTCGCTCGCCCGCCCGGCGCCCGCCTCGCCCCCGTCCTGGCCGCCTGGTCAGGGCTGTGGGACATCCCCACCCACACCCCGTTCGGCGAGACCCCGACCGCACTGGTCCGCGGCCACGACCGGCACGCGCCCGCCCTCCGGCACGCCCTCCTCGCCGCCCTGGCCACCGTCCCCCACGGTGCGGGAGCCCCCCTCCCGCCACTGCCGTTCACCGAACCCCCGGAGGGGGAGAGAGGCGGCCACACTCCCTGGACGGATCTCCTCCGGGCAGCGGACTGGCACCGCCCCCTCGCCGTCACCCACCAGCCGATGGCCGGGGAACGCGCCGCCCACACCCTCCACGAAGCCGCCTACCTGGGCCTGGCCGCCCACGGCACCCTCACCCCGCTCGGCCGCGCACTGCTCACCGACCCGCAGTCGCTGGACCGGCCGCTCGCCGATCTGCTGCCGCCACTCCTCGAACAGGCCCATTTCCAGGCCGATCTGACGGCTGTCGTACCCGGCCGCCCCGCCGCCGGGCTCGCCGCACTGCTCGCCTCCGCGGCCGACCGCGAATCCGAAGGCCACGCCGTGACCTGGCGCTTCACCCCGCACTCCGTACGCCGCGCACTCGACACCGGCCACACCGCCGACACCCTCCTGGAGGACCTCACCCGCGCCTCGGCGACAGGCACCCTGCCGCAGCCGCTCGGCTACCTCGTCCGGGACGCCGCCCGCGCCCACGGCCGGATGCGCGTCCTGCCCGCCGCCTGCTGTATCCGCTCCGACGACGAAGCCCTCGTCAAGGAACTCGCCGCCCACCGCGCCCTGCACGACCTCGGGCTGCGCGCCATCGCCCCGACCGTCCTGGTCAGCGCCCGGCCGCCGGCCGCCACCCTGGACGCGCTGCGCGCCGCGGGCTACGCACCGGCCCTGGAATCCGACACCGGCACCACGACCGTCGAACGGCTCCCCGCCCACCGCGCCACGGCACCCGCCCCCACCCGTGACCCCCGGGCGCCGCTCGCCCTCGCCCACCGCCTCCTGGGCGTCCCCGCACCGCCCCAAGAGGTCACAAAGACCGGCGAGGCATGA
- a CDS encoding FAD-dependent oxidoreductase yields the protein MNASSTSSNNGLEFTHPYLAVVLGGGFTGMLAAAALSGHADVIVVERDRLPRTPARPTDLPQARHAHLLTADGVRLIDTLLPGSAARWLAEGARRMPLPAEFAGRAPKVRPGRRASSRYLLACSRDLLDRVIRRQASALPGVTVLDGTEATELTGTAEHITGVRVRDTTSGATHLLDADLVVDATGRHSTAREWLTALGLPSAHEDVVDSGIVSATRIFRAPEGTENCPVLTARSGLGGPPPSPGAPHRPVPGRTATLVPIEGGRWLVTLTGTGDDRPCEHAGRFVPFAHRTGHSVIGDLIAAAEPLSEVRLTRDTSDLRRRYEQLSSWPTGFIALGGAVVSLAHDCGQGLSLAAHGAAALRGALRRHGMDEPSLARKVQRTIGRLVQEPWSVATGELLPSPTAGRAVRGSYVDVLAPAAPTAPFLRPAAALGLLWEKARIRPTAGGAAGRQTSPGPVPAPLTAAPGSPAAAGPHPPAAAGAASARSARPTAALSAAPPAPGQPPAPPHHSGSAPTPRRLPRPLSFGPTALRRISGATRRKPADG from the coding sequence ATGAACGCGTCGAGCACCTCGAGCAACAACGGGCTCGAGTTCACCCACCCTTACCTCGCCGTGGTGCTCGGCGGCGGCTTCACGGGCATGCTCGCCGCCGCGGCACTGTCCGGACACGCCGATGTCATCGTCGTCGAGCGGGACCGGCTGCCGCGGACCCCCGCCCGCCCCACGGACCTCCCGCAGGCCCGGCACGCGCATCTGCTGACGGCGGACGGCGTCCGGCTGATCGACACCCTGCTGCCCGGAAGTGCCGCGCGCTGGCTTGCCGAGGGCGCCCGCCGGATGCCGTTACCGGCGGAGTTCGCCGGCCGCGCCCCGAAGGTCCGGCCGGGCCGCCGGGCGTCTTCGCGGTATCTGCTCGCCTGCTCCCGCGATCTGCTCGACCGGGTCATCCGCCGGCAGGCGTCGGCCCTCCCCGGAGTGACCGTCCTCGACGGAACCGAAGCGACGGAGCTGACCGGCACCGCGGAACACATCACCGGGGTGCGCGTCCGGGACACCACCAGCGGCGCCACCCACCTTCTGGACGCCGACCTCGTCGTCGACGCCACCGGCCGGCACTCCACCGCCCGGGAGTGGCTGACCGCGCTGGGGCTGCCCTCCGCTCACGAGGACGTCGTGGACTCCGGGATCGTCTCGGCGACCCGTATCTTCCGCGCCCCCGAGGGTACGGAGAACTGCCCGGTGCTCACCGCCCGTTCGGGGCTCGGCGGCCCGCCCCCCTCTCCTGGTGCACCGCACCGCCCGGTGCCCGGGAGGACGGCGACGCTGGTGCCGATCGAAGGCGGACGCTGGCTGGTCACGCTCACCGGCACCGGGGACGACCGGCCCTGCGAACACGCGGGCCGGTTCGTGCCGTTCGCCCACCGCACGGGCCACTCCGTCATCGGCGACCTCATCGCCGCCGCCGAGCCGCTGAGCGAGGTACGGCTGACGCGCGACACCTCGGACCTGCGGCGCCGTTATGAGCAACTTTCTTCCTGGCCCACGGGGTTCATCGCCCTCGGCGGCGCGGTGGTCTCGCTCGCCCACGACTGCGGTCAGGGCCTGTCCCTCGCCGCCCACGGTGCCGCCGCGCTGCGCGGGGCACTGCGCCGGCACGGGATGGACGAGCCGTCACTCGCCCGGAAGGTACAGCGGACCATCGGGCGCCTCGTCCAGGAACCATGGTCGGTGGCCACCGGCGAACTGCTCCCCTCCCCCACGGCCGGCCGGGCCGTCCGCGGCTCCTATGTCGACGTCCTCGCACCTGCCGCCCCCACGGCCCCGTTCCTGCGCCCCGCTGCCGCACTCGGTCTGCTCTGGGAAAAGGCTCGGATCCGCCCCACGGCCGGCGGGGCAGCAGGTCGGCAGACATCGCCCGGGCCGGTCCCGGCACCGCTGACGGCCGCGCCCGGGAGCCCGGCGGCCGCCGGTCCGCACCCTCCGGCGGCGGCCGGTGCCGCCTCGGCCCGGTCGGCGAGGCCCACCGCCGCGCTCTCGGCCGCACCGCCCGCGCCCGGGCAGCCCCCGGCCCCGCCCCACCACTCCGGCTCCGCGCCCACCCCCAGACGCCTCCCCCGCCCGCTCAGCTTCGGGCCGACGGCGCTGCGCCGGATCAGCGGGGCGACCCGACGCAAACCGGCAGACGGCTGA
- a CDS encoding quinone oxidoreductase family protein has translation MRAIVMREFGGPDVLRLEDVPEPAPRGGHSLVDVALAGINYADVHVRGDSYLAPVELPYVPGNEVVGTVDGGRRVVGLCRGGGYAERTLLHRRVTWDVPDAISDEQAVALALQGNSAWHLLFTSLRLTEGETVVVPAAAGGVGSLAVQLAARAGAKVIALAGSPEKRELAGKLGAHAVVDSTAEDLTERILEAAGGPVAAALEMTGGVTFERTLAAVAPRGRLAVYGFAGGELASVPTRELMERSITVSGFWLPQLYADRTALPTSMRALFDAVIEGTLTPQTGAVYGLGEAARAHHDLAARTGTGKLALDVTR, from the coding sequence GTGCGCGCGATTGTGATGCGAGAATTCGGCGGCCCGGACGTGCTGCGGCTCGAGGACGTGCCCGAGCCGGCACCGCGCGGCGGCCACTCGCTGGTCGACGTGGCCCTGGCCGGCATCAACTACGCGGATGTGCACGTACGGGGGGACTCCTATCTTGCGCCCGTCGAGCTGCCGTACGTACCCGGGAACGAGGTCGTGGGGACGGTGGACGGCGGGCGGCGCGTCGTCGGACTGTGCCGCGGCGGCGGATACGCGGAACGGACGCTGCTGCACCGCCGCGTCACCTGGGACGTCCCCGACGCCATCAGCGACGAACAGGCCGTCGCACTGGCGCTGCAGGGCAACAGCGCCTGGCATCTGCTGTTCACCTCGCTGCGCCTCACGGAGGGCGAGACCGTTGTCGTGCCGGCCGCGGCGGGCGGTGTCGGTTCGCTGGCCGTCCAGCTCGCCGCGCGCGCCGGCGCCAAGGTCATCGCTCTCGCGGGCTCCCCGGAAAAGCGCGAACTGGCCGGGAAACTGGGCGCCCACGCGGTGGTCGACTCGACCGCCGAGGACCTGACGGAGCGCATCCTGGAGGCGGCGGGCGGTCCCGTGGCGGCGGCGCTGGAGATGACCGGTGGAGTCACCTTCGAGCGGACCCTCGCCGCCGTCGCGCCGCGCGGCCGGCTCGCGGTGTACGGGTTCGCCGGCGGAGAGCTGGCGAGCGTGCCCACCCGGGAGCTGATGGAACGGAGCATCACCGTCTCGGGCTTCTGGCTGCCGCAGCTCTACGCGGACCGTACGGCGCTGCCGACGTCCATGCGGGCGCTGTTCGACGCGGTCATCGAGGGCACCCTCACGCCGCAGACCGGCGCCGTGTACGGGCTTGGGGAGGCGGCGCGGGCGCACCACGACCTGGCCGCCCGTACCGGGACCGGGAAACTGGCGCTCGACGTCACCCGATAA